The region CCGGATACCGGCTCTCTACATTTCAGATTCCATATTTACTTATTTATTTCCATTGAGATACTCATCGATTCCTCTTGCACCTGCACGGCCTGCCTCCATGGCAAGGATTACGGTTGCAGCGCCTGTTACGGCATCGCCGCCTGCGTATACGCCTTCCTTGGTGGTCTTCCCGTTGCTCTCATCTGCAATGATACATTTCCACTTGTTGGTCTCAAGGCCCTCTGTGGTGGAAGATATAAGTGGGTTTGGTGAGGTTCCAAGGGACATGATGACAGCGTCCACGTCGATGGTGTAATCAGATCCGGCAACCTCTACCGGTCTGCGGCGGCCTGATGCATCCGGCTCGCCTAATTCCATCTTGCGCACTACCATTCCCTTAACCCAGCCGTTGTCGTCGGTCAGAATCTCTACCGGATTGGTCAGCAGGTTGAAGATGATTCCCTCTTCCTTGGCATGATGTACTTCCTCCACACGGGCAGGCAGCTCGGCTTCACTTCTTCTGTACACTATATGCACCTCCGCACCCAGACGAAGTGCTGTTCTGGCAGCATCCATGGCAACGTTTCCGCCGCCTACAACCGCCACCTTCTTGCCCAGGTAAATTGGCGTATCGTAATCATCGCGGAAGGCCTTCATCAGGTTGCTTCTGGTCAGATACTCGTTAGCGGAGAATACGCCGTTGGCGTTCTCGCCCGGAATTCCCATAAACTTGGGAAGTCCTGCGCCGGAACCGATGAATACGGCCTTATAGCCTTCCTCATCCATCAGCTCGTCTATGGTCACGGATTTTCCGATGATAACATTGGTCTCAATCTTAACGCCCAGCTTCCTTACGTTGTCGATTTCAGGCCGTACTACGCCGGACTTGGGAAGACGGAATTCAGGAATTCCGTATGTAAGCACGCCGCCTGGCTCATGAAGGGCTTCAAAAATGGTTACTTCGTATCCCATCTTTGCGAGGTCGCCCGCGCAGGTAAGTCCTGCAGGGCCGGAACCGATTACAGCTACCTTGATGCCGTTGGTTTTCTCCGGCTTAGCCGGTACGAATCCGTTTTCCCTGGACCAGTCCGCCACGAAACGCTCCAGTTTTCCGATGGAGATAGGCTCGCCTTTGATGCCGCGGATACATTTACCCTCGCACTGGCTCTCCTGCGGGCATACACGTCCGCATACTGCTGGCAGGGCGCTGGATTCTGCTATGGTATTTGCCGCATCCTCAAATTTTCCTTCTTTTACTTCTGCAATGAACTTTGGAATGTTGATGGCAACCGGGCATCCCTGGATACATTTGGCATTCTTACAGTTAATGCAGCGGGAAGCTTCTTCCTGTGCCTCTTCCTGGTTATATCCCAGACATACTTCCTTGAAATTCGTTGCCCTTTCCTTTGGGTCCTGTTCCCTTACGGGTATCTTCTTTAATACGTCCATTATTCCTCACCTCCGCAGTTTCCGCATCCGCCGTGATGGGTAGCTCCCTCACGCAGCCGTAAGATGGCCCTGCCCTCTTCTGTCTTGTACATCTGCTGGCGCTTCATAGCCTGGTCAAAATCTACCAGATGGCCGTCAAACTCAGGTCCGTCCACACATGCGAACTTCACTTCCCCGCCAACGCTTACACGGCAGGCGCCGCACATTCCTGTACCGTCCACCATGATTGGGTTCATGCTGACGATGGTTGGTATTCCCAGCTCCTTGGTGAGCCTGCAGACAAATTTCATCATAATCATAGGTCCGATGGCAACGCAGACATCGTACTTCTTGCCCTGGTTCTCCACCAAATCCTTAACAACGTCGGTTACCATGCCCTTGCGTACATAGGAACCGTCATCTGTGGTAATATAAAGGTTTCCTGCAACGGATCTCATTTCCTCTTCCAAAATCAGCATATCCTTGGTCTTGGCGCCTTCTACTACATCCACGTCAATGCCGCGCTCTTTCAGCCATTTTACCTGTGGGTAAACAGGCGCGCTGCCCACGCCGCCGGCCACAAAGAGATAACGTCTCTTCTTCACCTCCTCCAGGTCATCCTTCACGAATTCGGAAGGCTGTCCCAGCGGACCTACGAAATCTGCAAAGCTGTCCCCGGCCTTCAGTCCGGCCATGCGCTCTGTGGATGCTCCCACAATCTGGAATACTATGGTTATCAGGCCCTTCTCACGGTCATAGTCACAGATGGTTAACGGGATTCTCTCTCCTGCTTCGTCCATCTTGACAATAACAAATTCGCCTGGTTGACAGGCCCTGGCTATACGCGGTGCCTCCACGTCCATCAGATATATCTTATCTGCCAGGCATTCTGATTTTACAATCTTATACATGGTTCTCCTCCTAGTAATATATACTCGCGTCCTCAGCTGGTGTTCCGCCGCGCGTCCGGACGTGACATTCATTGTTATTCCACCCGTATCCGGTAGCTCTTCTGCCAGTTTTCCCATCCGGGCAACGATATGATTCCCCTTCTGTCCTTCAATTCCCCCTTATATCCATCTGATGCGCAGATACCGTACCATGGTTCCAGACATACAAAGGGATGGGTGGCCTCCATTGTCCATATTCCCAAATACGGGAAATCGCTGCATTCCAACGTCACATAGGGGCTTCCATCCACAATCAGGCTTACGCTGCTGACCTGTGCTTCATCAAACATATATGTAAGAGCTGTATCGAAAAATCCTTTTGTCAGCGGCACCCGGCCCTCTGACAGCTTTAAATCTCCCTGAAGTTCTTCCTTCTCATAGCCCTTTGCATTAGGCGCAAGATAATGGAGACAATCCGTAAACTGCCCCTCCCTGCACCCTCTCCGGTTAAATTCAAAGGTGAAATCGTATATGCTCTTCCCTTCCGGCACCTGAAAAGCAGGATGTCCGCCCATCATAAACAGCATCTCTCCCGAATCCGTATTGGTGACCTTCCACATGACCTCGATGGTCCTGCCTTCCAGCCTGTGTCCAATCTCCACCTCAAAATGGAACGGATACTTCTCATATGTCTCCGGCGTGTCCTTCAAACGGAACCAGCATTCGTCCATATCACAGAGAAGGGGTTCAAAATCCATATCCCTTGCAAAGCCGTGGGGCGTCATGCTGTATTCTTTCCCATCATGGACATACGTCCCCTCATAACATTTTCCCACAAACGGAAAAAGCACAGGTGCGTGTCTGTCCCACACAGACGGTTCAGCGCGCCAAAGCACTTCGCGGTCCGCCTTCTTGTCATAAATCCTGGTAAGTTCTGCACCGTGGCGGGCAACAGTAACTAGAAGCTTATCATTTTCAAGTGTAAATAATGTTCCATCCTGTTTCACTATATATTCCCCCGTTCTCCTGTTTTTTAAGAAGCTTGTGAGAATTTACCCTCGCACAAGCTTTATATTAACATTTTCTGCTTCATGTTACAACCGGTTTTTAAATTTTTCCAAAAATTATTTTCTTTTTTTCAGCGTGTTGAACAATTTTTTTATTGCTCCTTTCTCTGGAACCTCCGGAAGGTATAACAGAGGTCAAAATAAGTCTGTTCATCGCCCTCTTCCGCCAAATACCATCCCTCTTCCTTTTCCAAGTCAGGAAAATATGCATCCCCGTCATAGGTATAATCAATACTGGTCACAAGGGCCGTTGTACAATAGGGGAGGAACTGCCGGTAAATGCTTTTCCCTCCTATGATATAGATATCACTTTCGTCGTAATTCTCCAGCGTCTTAAGCGCCTCCTCCAGGCTGTGGCAGACTACCGCGCCCTTTACCTTATACTGCATATCATGGGTCAGGACAATATTTACCCGGTTTCCAAAGGGCTGCCCTCCCGGCAGTCCCTCCAGGGTCCTGCGCCCCATAAGCACCACCTTGCCGGCTGTCTCCTTAAGGAACATCTGCCGGTCGGCCGGAATGGTCACCAGAGGCCTTCCGTCCTTGCCAATGGCCCAATGCCTGTCCGCTGTCACGCAAAGATTCAATGTCCCCTCACCTTACCCTTCTGTATACTCTGAATTCAAACGAAATACCCTCATGCTCCTTACCATCGCTGACCGACTCCAGTTTCCAGTTTTCATCCTGATCCAGATTTTCAAAATCCGTGTCCACATCAAAGGCGCGGTGAATGTAGGTCACATATGCCTTACTGCAATATGGAAGAAACTCCCTGTATATCATGCCTCCGCCGATGATGAACACATCCTCCTCACGGCAGTCCCTTAATGCCTCCAGCACATCCTCCACACTATGGTACACCCGGACGCCCTCAGGGGCATACGCCTCATCTCTGGAAAGGACCATATTCACACGGTTCTTCAGGGGCTTTCCCCCCGGAAAGCTCTCCAGTGTCCTGCGTCCCATGACCACGGTCCTTCCCCTGGTCGTCTCCCTGAAATACTTCATATCCTCCGGGAGATGCGCGAGGAGACCGCCGTCCTTACCAATTCCCCATTTTTCATCCACTGCAACAATCAGATTCATATATGAGTACCTCCCATTTTCTTCTAATGTCTGTTCATCCCTGCCCCGTTCACCGGTCTTGACAGATTATATCATGAAACCCTTTGAAAGAAAAGGTGTCCTCTGTTATAATGGTTCCATATTTAAAATGGAGGACAATGAACATGAGCTACGCAGACCAGATATTCATACAAAACTGCAACGATATATTAGAGCACGGCGTCTGGGATACAGACTATGACGTGCGTCCCGTATGGGAGGACGGCACCCCGGCCCACACCATCAAGCGCTTCGGCATCGTGAACCGCTACGATCTTACCAGGGAATTTCCCGTCATCACCCTGCGGCGCACTGCCTTTAAGTCGGCGGTGGATGAGCTTCTGTGGATATGGCAGAAGAAATCCAACAACATCCATGACCTGAACAGCCACATCTGGGATTCATGGGCAGATGAGGACGGCAGCATAGGCAAAGCCTACGGCTACCAGCTGGGTGTAAAGCATCATTATAAGGAAGGGGATTTTGACCAGGTAGACCGCATCCTGTATGATCTGAAGCACAATCCCTTAAGCCGCCGAATCATGTCCAACATCTACAACCACCATGATTTATGCGAGATGAACCTCTATCCCTGTGCCTACAGCATGACCTTTAATGTCTCCGGAAAAACCCTGAACGGCATCTTAAACCAGCGCTCCCAGGACATGCTGACAGCCAACAGCTGGAATGTATGCCAGTACGCTGTCCTGCTCCACATGCTGGCACAGGTAAGCGGTCTGAAACCCGGCGAACTGGTCCATGTCATTGCAGACGCCCATATCTACGACCGGCATATACCGATGGTAAAGGAGCTGCTGAAGCGGGAGCCTTACCCAGGTCCAACCCTGGCCATGGATACTTCCATCCAGGATTTCTACCAGTTCACCACTGGCAGCTTCCGGCTGGAAAATTATCAGTATCACACCTTCGGCGAGAAGATTCCTGTGGCTATATAAACAGGCTGTAAACAAAAGACGGATGGCCAATTCCAGCGGTCCATCCGTCTTTCTTTATTTCCGTCTGCCTTCCCCCGGCGCATCTGACGCCGTATGTTCCTAAAACAGCCCCTCATTCTTCTGCTCCAGCACCTTGATTCCATGGTAGAACATTTCATTATAAGGCGTAGGCACTCCCAGCTCACGGCCCATGCGGATGATGGTGCCTCCGAACATCTCCACCTCCGTCTTGCGGCCCGCCTCAATGTCCTGGAGGGTGGACGGCTTATTTTCAGGCGGCACATCCCTAAGAATGCTGGCCTGTTTTTCCATATCCTTTTCTGAAAGGCTGATTCCCTTCTTTCGGGCAATGGCTATAACCTCCCGCATCAGTTCCTCACGGATGAAATTGGCATCGGCGCTTACGCTCCAGGCCCCGAAGGGAATGCCCAGGACAGCGGCGCTCTGGTTCTCACTGACATTGCACATGTATTTATACCAGATGGCCCGTTCCATGTCCTCCGGGACAACGGTACGTATGCCCGCCCGTTCAAACAGTTCCTTCACGGCCTGTACCCTGGGGGACATTGTCTCATTGTGCTTTTCTCCCATTTCAATCCGGGCAGCCTTTGGATTAAAGGAGGCGCAGCCGTCCTTCATGACCACGCTTACCTTTGCCAGGGAATACAGCAGATTATCCCAGCCAAATACCTCTGCCACCTTATCCTCTGCCTCCACCCCGTTTAGCGGAGCCATAATAAGGGTATCCGGCCCAATCTGGTTTCTCATGTCCTCCAGAGCCTGGGGCAGCGCCGGAAACTTGGTGATGATAATAGCTAAATCCGGATAATTCTGACCGCAGTTTTCCTCCGGTGATACAATATTGAAATGGTGGCGGACCCCATTGACTATAACTCCCTCCCGCTCCAGGCGCTCGCGGCGGCTTCCTCCCGCAATCACGCGCAAATCACTCCCCAGCAAATGGCCCAGATGACTGGCCAGGAAACAGCCGATGGCTCCCAGTCCAATGAGGGATACGGTCCTTATTTCTCTTTTCTGTTTCATCCTGATTCCTTCTTTCATACGTTAATACTCATCTGAAGCGCAAGGGAATAAATAATGCGCTCCTTTACATGTTTCCCAGTCAGCTGTGTCAACGCGCGCTCATAATAGTCCAGCTGGACCCTGTAGCGCTCTGCCAGCATCTTTGCTCCCTGCTTCGGATCTCCTTCCGGCACATGGTCTGTCTTATAATCAATCAGGACCAGTCCGTCCTCCTCCTCCAGATAGGCATCGATGATTCCCTGTATGAGTACCAGCTCATCTGAGTCACCCAGTCCCATTTCCCTGGCAGGTATACCTATGATAAACTGCTGCTCCTTATGGATACGTCCCTCTGACTGTGCCTTCGCCATACGCTTTCCCAAGGGACTGGACAGGAAATTCCAAATGACCTTGGGATTGATGAAGTCATGGGCCTCCTGGTCCAGGAACCCGCCCTCCAGAAGCTTATCCACCACCGGCTTTACCTCTGCCAGGCCGTGTATCTCATGAAAATGGATGTGCTCCAGGACTGCGTGGTATGCGGTTCCGCGCAGGGCTGCCCGGTTTGGACCGGCCGAGACTGTTTTTTTCTGTTCTCCGGATTCCCCGGGGCCGGAGCCTGTCATATCCCGGCTCCCGGTCAGCGCCTTTAACTCACCAAGGGCTATTCCCTCCAGATTACCACTGTCCGTTCCAATGGCATCCTCTGTCCGTCCTATCTGGCTCTGCTTTTTGAGTTCGGATACAGACACCATGGCGTACAGTCCGATATCCGATTCATACGGGTACTCATATTCCAGTACTTCCCTGAGACGTGTTCCGAATGCAGCATCGTACACTCTCTTCCCATCCAGGTTCAGAAGATCTTCCTTTTTCATCTTCCGTATGATTTGCCGGGTGATTTCCTCGCCAATCAGGTCTTTTACCTGAATCTGGCGCATTTCCATATGGGAAGCCGGGATTGCGGGCTGCGCCATAAGGAGCCAGTCCAGACAGGAGTTGGCCGAAGCCAGTATGGTATAGGGCAGCTGGCCCTGGGACAGGGGGATATCCTTCCATTTTCCCAGCTTATTCTCCAGTGACTTATCCGCGGCTGTCATAATCAGCTTTTCCTTTGCCCTGGTCATGGCCACATAGAGCACCCTGAGCTCCTCCCCCATTGTTTCCAGCTCCGTCCGGC is a window of Enterocloster clostridioformis DNA encoding:
- a CDS encoding sulfide/dihydroorotate dehydrogenase-like FAD/NAD-binding protein — its product is MYKIVKSECLADKIYLMDVEAPRIARACQPGEFVIVKMDEAGERIPLTICDYDREKGLITIVFQIVGASTERMAGLKAGDSFADFVGPLGQPSEFVKDDLEEVKKRRYLFVAGGVGSAPVYPQVKWLKERGIDVDVVEGAKTKDMLILEEEMRSVAGNLYITTDDGSYVRKGMVTDVVKDLVENQGKKYDVCVAIGPMIMMKFVCRLTKELGIPTIVSMNPIMVDGTGMCGACRVSVGGEVKFACVDGPEFDGHLVDFDQAMKRQQMYKTEEGRAILRLREGATHHGGCGNCGGEE
- the gltA gene encoding NADPH-dependent glutamate synthase → MDVLKKIPVREQDPKERATNFKEVCLGYNQEEAQEEASRCINCKNAKCIQGCPVAINIPKFIAEVKEGKFEDAANTIAESSALPAVCGRVCPQESQCEGKCIRGIKGEPISIGKLERFVADWSRENGFVPAKPEKTNGIKVAVIGSGPAGLTCAGDLAKMGYEVTIFEALHEPGGVLTYGIPEFRLPKSGVVRPEIDNVRKLGVKIETNVIIGKSVTIDELMDEEGYKAVFIGSGAGLPKFMGIPGENANGVFSANEYLTRSNLMKAFRDDYDTPIYLGKKVAVVGGGNVAMDAARTALRLGAEVHIVYRRSEAELPARVEEVHHAKEEGIIFNLLTNPVEILTDDNGWVKGMVVRKMELGEPDASGRRRPVEVAGSDYTIDVDAVIMSLGTSPNPLISSTTEGLETNKWKCIIADESNGKTTKEGVYAGGDAVTGAATVILAMEAGRAGARGIDEYLNGNK
- the thyA gene encoding thymidylate synthase, encoding MSYADQIFIQNCNDILEHGVWDTDYDVRPVWEDGTPAHTIKRFGIVNRYDLTREFPVITLRRTAFKSAVDELLWIWQKKSNNIHDLNSHIWDSWADEDGSIGKAYGYQLGVKHHYKEGDFDQVDRILYDLKHNPLSRRIMSNIYNHHDLCEMNLYPCAYSMTFNVSGKTLNGILNQRSQDMLTANSWNVCQYAVLLHMLAQVSGLKPGELVHVIADAHIYDRHIPMVKELLKREPYPGPTLAMDTSIQDFYQFTTGSFRLENYQYHTFGEKIPVAI
- a CDS encoding dihydrofolate reductase, whose product is MNLIVAVDEKWGIGKDGGLLAHLPEDMKYFRETTRGRTVVMGRRTLESFPGGKPLKNRVNMVLSRDEAYAPEGVRVYHSVEDVLEALRDCREEDVFIIGGGMIYREFLPYCSKAYVTYIHRAFDVDTDFENLDQDENWKLESVSDGKEHEGISFEFRVYRRVR
- a CDS encoding ketopantoate reductase family protein, translated to MKQKREIRTVSLIGLGAIGCFLASHLGHLLGSDLRVIAGGSRRERLEREGVIVNGVRHHFNIVSPEENCGQNYPDLAIIITKFPALPQALEDMRNQIGPDTLIMAPLNGVEAEDKVAEVFGWDNLLYSLAKVSVVMKDGCASFNPKAARIEMGEKHNETMSPRVQAVKELFERAGIRTVVPEDMERAIWYKYMCNVSENQSAAVLGIPFGAWSVSADANFIREELMREVIAIARKKGISLSEKDMEKQASILRDVPPENKPSTLQDIEAGRKTEVEMFGGTIIRMGRELGVPTPYNEMFYHGIKVLEQKNEGLF
- a CDS encoding aldose 1-epimerase family protein, whose protein sequence is MKQDGTLFTLENDKLLVTVARHGAELTRIYDKKADREVLWRAEPSVWDRHAPVLFPFVGKCYEGTYVHDGKEYSMTPHGFARDMDFEPLLCDMDECWFRLKDTPETYEKYPFHFEVEIGHRLEGRTIEVMWKVTNTDSGEMLFMMGGHPAFQVPEGKSIYDFTFEFNRRGCREGQFTDCLHYLAPNAKGYEKEELQGDLKLSEGRVPLTKGFFDTALTYMFDEAQVSSVSLIVDGSPYVTLECSDFPYLGIWTMEATHPFVCLEPWYGICASDGYKGELKDRRGIISLPGWENWQKSYRIRVE
- a CDS encoding dihydrofolate reductase, whose amino-acid sequence is MNLCVTADRHWAIGKDGRPLVTIPADRQMFLKETAGKVVLMGRRTLEGLPGGQPFGNRVNIVLTHDMQYKVKGAVVCHSLEEALKTLENYDESDIYIIGGKSIYRQFLPYCTTALVTSIDYTYDGDAYFPDLEKEEGWYLAEEGDEQTYFDLCYTFRRFQRKEQ